One genomic region from Yersinia canariae encodes:
- a CDS encoding HdeD family acid-resistance protein gives MLNIDRKYLVSLDEGTLKKQRLIMQIIAVLLLLGGIFCLINPLASGAALSMIIGILLLLSGVAMIVGMIANRSHNLWPMIIGILLGVAYLVMGYVFITNPAVGMISLAIVLAVLFAFGGVLRLITGYKTWGLPGAWLQILLGILDLIITYLLVSAGPLMSITMVTTLVGIEMLFSSFSCFMVASLYKRQS, from the coding sequence ATGCTGAATATAGATCGGAAATATCTCGTAAGCCTTGATGAAGGAACCTTAAAAAAACAACGACTTATAATGCAAATTATTGCTGTGCTGCTGCTGTTAGGTGGGATTTTTTGTCTTATTAACCCGTTAGCTTCCGGGGCCGCCCTGAGTATGATTATCGGTATTCTGCTGCTGCTCAGCGGGGTGGCGATGATAGTCGGGATGATAGCCAACCGCTCTCATAATCTTTGGCCAATGATTATTGGTATTTTACTGGGCGTGGCATATCTCGTGATGGGCTATGTGTTTATTACTAATCCTGCGGTAGGAATGATAAGCCTGGCGATTGTCCTAGCGGTATTATTTGCTTTTGGTGGGGTATTGCGGCTGATAACCGGCTATAAAACATGGGGGTTACCGGGCGCATGGCTACAAATTTTACTGGGTATATTGGACCTGATTATTACCTATTTACTGGTAAGTGCCGGGCCATTGATGTCAATAACCATGGTCACTACCTTGGTCGGGATTGAGATGTTATTCAGCTCATTTAGCTGCTTTATGGTCGCGAGTTTATATAAACGCCAATCATAA
- a CDS encoding EamA family transporter, whose amino-acid sequence MKLTDLLIALLITAIWGVNFSIIKLGLITADPFILAGLRFSLCALPAVFFIKKPDTSWGYIIGYGLLFGIGLWGIVNLGIKAGVSAGIASLVLQFGAFFTMILGAFLFHESLSKYQFLGIIIALLGLSSIIFISDGSVTLIGLALVLCGAVVWGLVSIIIKKSNTKQVFSFLVWSSLFSPIPLFLLSYLFNGPSGFTELADNFTTTTLFSILFQVYPNTLFAYWVWNSLLTKYPVSVVAPLSLLVPIFGMLGSVMIFNESIPAGKIVAMVLIISGLVTGLYGKKLIGRLQRKISMTL is encoded by the coding sequence GTGAAACTCACTGATTTATTAATTGCTCTGCTGATTACTGCAATCTGGGGAGTAAATTTCTCTATCATCAAACTCGGTCTAATTACCGCAGATCCATTTATTCTAGCGGGTCTGCGCTTTTCCCTGTGCGCCTTACCGGCAGTTTTTTTCATTAAGAAACCAGATACTTCATGGGGTTATATAATAGGATACGGCTTATTATTTGGTATTGGCCTATGGGGTATTGTCAATCTAGGTATCAAAGCCGGTGTATCCGCAGGAATTGCATCTTTAGTTCTGCAATTTGGTGCATTTTTCACTATGATTCTTGGCGCATTTTTATTCCACGAAAGCCTATCAAAATATCAATTTTTGGGAATTATCATCGCGCTTTTAGGATTAAGCAGCATCATTTTTATCAGCGACGGTTCCGTGACACTAATTGGTTTGGCATTAGTCTTATGCGGTGCAGTCGTCTGGGGATTGGTCAGCATCATTATTAAAAAATCCAATACTAAACAGGTATTTTCCTTCTTGGTATGGTCAAGTCTGTTCTCCCCTATTCCACTGTTTTTACTGAGTTATCTATTTAATGGGCCGAGTGGGTTTACTGAATTGGCTGATAACTTTACTACAACCACACTATTTTCTATTTTATTTCAGGTTTATCCCAATACGTTATTTGCCTATTGGGTCTGGAATTCATTACTCACCAAATATCCTGTTTCTGTGGTCGCGCCGTTATCCCTGTTAGTGCCGATTTTCGGTATGTTAGGTTCTGTGATGATTTTCAATGAAAGTATTCCAGCAGGGAAAATTGTCGCAATGGTATTAATTATTAGCGGGCTGGTGACTGGCCTTTACGGCAAAAAACTTATCGGCCGACTACAGAGAAAAATATCCATGACTCTCTAG
- a CDS encoding winged helix-turn-helix transcriptional regulator, with the protein MSKTSEYRAEAEECPVARVLGILGDRWSLMIIRDAFDGIRRFGEFRRNLGLAKNILAGRLRELVEHDILMIVPASDGSAYHEYVLTDKGRQLFPIVVSLRQWGEEHLFSTGEKYSILVDNQSGQPISKLTVSSQQGTILDATDCHREKVIKC; encoded by the coding sequence ATGTCTAAAACCAGTGAATATCGGGCAGAAGCAGAAGAGTGCCCTGTTGCCAGAGTGCTTGGCATCTTGGGTGACCGTTGGTCGCTTATGATTATTCGTGATGCTTTTGATGGAATCCGTCGTTTTGGTGAATTTCGTCGCAATCTTGGATTGGCGAAAAATATTTTGGCGGGTCGTCTGCGTGAACTTGTTGAACACGATATTTTGATGATTGTTCCTGCCTCTGATGGCAGTGCTTATCATGAATATGTGCTGACTGATAAAGGCCGCCAATTATTCCCGATCGTCGTCAGTTTGCGTCAATGGGGCGAAGAACATCTATTTTCTACTGGCGAAAAGTATTCTATTTTAGTTGATAATCAGAGTGGGCAACCTATCAGCAAACTGACTGTATCCTCACAGCAGGGTACGATATTGGATGCTACTGATTGCCATCGGGAAAAAGTGATTAAATGCTAA
- a CDS encoding MFS transporter, with amino-acid sequence MSIARESAKSRTHSLAKTALTPRLTSIMVLLFAMVSAMAVANVYFAQPLLDIMARDLNVSPSTVGLVVTLTQVGYALGLIFIVPLGDLWDRRKLIIGQLLLSAAALISASFAPTFSLLLIAMLIIGLMAVVVQVVVAFAATLAPEQQRGKVVGKITSGIVLGILLARFISGAMADFAGWRSVYFCSAAMMLLMAMILYYVMPPGAKSAPSSYRQLLLSLFGLFISERELRIRAALALLIFMAFSVLWTAMVFPLSSPPYALSHSQVGLFGLVGIAGALAASHAGQLADRGMGLKTTQIALALLLFSWLPIAFLPHSLWWLVIGVVILDFAVQAVHVTNQSIIFALRPDAQSRLVAGYMLFYSIGSAIGAISATLIYAYAGWLGVCALGAMISAVAMLFLHLTYRNHSTA; translated from the coding sequence ATGTCCATCGCAAGAGAATCAGCAAAAAGCCGTACTCATTCATTAGCAAAAACGGCTCTCACACCGCGTCTCACTTCAATCATGGTGTTGCTCTTTGCCATGGTATCCGCCATGGCAGTTGCCAATGTCTATTTTGCGCAACCTTTGCTGGATATCATGGCGAGGGATCTCAATGTTAGCCCGTCGACGGTGGGCCTGGTAGTGACTCTGACACAAGTGGGCTATGCCTTGGGGCTGATATTTATTGTGCCGCTGGGTGATCTGTGGGATCGCCGGAAATTAATTATTGGACAGTTATTGTTGTCTGCTGCGGCATTGATCTCCGCAAGTTTTGCCCCCACTTTTTCACTGTTACTGATAGCAATGCTGATTATCGGCCTGATGGCTGTTGTGGTGCAGGTAGTCGTGGCTTTTGCTGCAACACTGGCACCAGAGCAACAAAGAGGGAAAGTGGTGGGTAAGATAACCAGCGGAATTGTTCTGGGGATCCTGCTGGCGCGCTTTATCTCTGGTGCAATGGCCGACTTTGCCGGCTGGCGCTCAGTTTATTTTTGCTCAGCAGCAATGATGTTATTGATGGCGATGATTCTTTATTACGTCATGCCGCCCGGCGCTAAATCAGCTCCGTCATCATATCGGCAGCTACTGCTGTCACTGTTTGGGCTATTTATCAGTGAGCGCGAATTACGTATACGAGCGGCTTTGGCATTACTGATATTTATGGCTTTTAGTGTGCTATGGACCGCAATGGTGTTTCCCTTGAGTAGCCCACCTTATGCTTTGTCACACAGTCAGGTGGGTTTATTTGGGCTGGTAGGTATCGCGGGCGCATTAGCTGCAAGCCACGCCGGGCAGTTAGCCGATCGCGGGATGGGGCTGAAAACAACACAAATTGCTCTGGCGCTGTTGCTGTTTTCCTGGCTACCGATAGCATTTTTGCCCCACTCACTCTGGTGGTTAGTCATCGGTGTAGTGATATTGGATTTTGCGGTTCAAGCCGTACATGTCACGAATCAAAGCATTATTTTTGCACTACGTCCGGATGCTCAAAGCCGCTTGGTCGCGGGCTACATGTTGTTCTATTCAATCGGCAGTGCCATTGGAGCTATCAGTGCCACCTTAATCTATGCATATGCTGGATGGTTAGGTGTCTGCGCTCTTGGCGCGATGATAAGTGCCGTTGCAATGCTGTTTTTACATCTGACGTACAGGAATCATTCCACAGCGTAA
- a CDS encoding VOC family protein: protein MADPNFIILYVDSPANSAAFYANLLAKEPVESHPTFAMFALDSGVMLGLWSKHTVEPAATATGGGSEIAFALTDKAAVQALYHDWQQRGLPILQAPVQMDFGYTFVALDPDGHRLRVFGD, encoded by the coding sequence ATGGCAGATCCAAATTTCATTATTCTCTATGTTGATAGCCCGGCAAATAGCGCTGCATTTTACGCGAACCTACTGGCGAAAGAGCCGGTTGAGTCTCACCCAACCTTTGCAATGTTTGCGTTGGATTCAGGCGTAATGCTGGGGTTATGGTCGAAACATACTGTTGAACCAGCCGCAACGGCTACTGGCGGCGGCAGCGAGATAGCTTTCGCCCTCACCGACAAAGCCGCTGTACAAGCGCTATATCATGACTGGCAACAGCGCGGGCTTCCCATCTTGCAAGCTCCCGTACAGATGGATTTCGGCTATACTTTTGTGGCGTTAGACCCCGACGGTCACCGCCTGCGAGTGTTTGGCGACTAA
- a CDS encoding helix-turn-helix transcriptional regulator — protein sequence MSRSQRLLDLIQILRRHRYPVTGAALAEELAISVRTLYRDIATLQQQGADITGEPGLGYVLRPGFMLPPLMFSEEEIEALVLGSRWVSYRGDTQLSSAARNALAKIAAVLPADLRDELDASTLLIGPAGHMPDSELALPLLRRAIRAERKVDITYRDLKGVESCRRIWPFAIGFFEQVRVVVAWCELRQTIRNFRADRISAITLTDQRYPQRRHLLLKQWREAEGISDQSLLSGSPKQ from the coding sequence ATGTCCCGCAGCCAGCGTCTGCTAGATTTAATTCAAATTTTACGCCGCCATCGCTATCCTGTCACCGGTGCTGCGCTGGCGGAAGAACTGGCTATTAGTGTGCGAACACTTTATCGCGATATCGCCACCTTACAGCAGCAAGGGGCTGATATTACAGGCGAACCCGGCTTGGGATATGTGTTACGTCCCGGCTTTATGCTGCCGCCATTAATGTTTTCTGAAGAGGAAATCGAAGCGCTGGTATTAGGCTCGCGCTGGGTCAGTTATCGTGGCGATACACAGCTAAGCTCAGCAGCACGTAATGCTCTGGCAAAGATTGCCGCTGTTCTACCCGCGGATCTACGTGATGAATTGGATGCCTCAACGCTGTTAATTGGCCCGGCTGGCCATATGCCAGACAGCGAATTGGCATTGCCACTCTTGCGCCGTGCTATCCGTGCCGAGCGAAAAGTCGATATAACCTATCGCGACCTCAAAGGGGTTGAATCTTGCCGTCGCATTTGGCCGTTTGCCATTGGCTTTTTTGAACAGGTACGCGTGGTCGTTGCCTGGTGTGAATTACGCCAAACCATTCGTAATTTCCGAGCTGACCGCATTAGTGCTATTACACTTACCGACCAACGTTATCCCCAGCGAAGACATTTGTTATTAAAACAGTGGCGCGAAGCTGAAGGTATCAGCGACCAATCGTTACTCTCTGGCTCACCAAAACAATAA
- a CDS encoding glutamate decarboxylase, which yields MTRKSLDDYRSDLLDSRFGSKAIRNISENKEFPKEEMREDIAFQIISDELFLDGNARQNLATFCQTWDDDNVHKLMDISINKNWIDKEEYPQSAAIDMRCVNMMADLWNAPTPKGGQGVGTNTIGSSEACMLGGMAMKWRWRKKREAAGKPTDKPNFVCGPVQVCWHKFARYWDVEIREIPMIPGQLFMDPQRMIEACDENTIGVVPTFGVTYTGNYELPKPLHDALDKLQKDTGLDIDMHIDAASGGFLAPFVAPDIEWDFRLPRVKSISTSGHKFGLAPLGCGWVIWRDAAALPEELIFNVDYLGGQVGTFAINFSRPAGQVISQYYEFIRLGREGYTKVQSACYQVAEFLAKEIAPLGPYEFYCSGGPYEGIPAICFRIKEGAKVGYTLYDLSERLRLRGWQVPAFTLSGKMSDVVVMRIMCRRGFEMDFAGLLIDDYKSSLKYLSEHPSLGGEASQNSFSHT from the coding sequence ATGACTAGAAAATCTTTGGATGATTATCGCTCGGATTTATTAGACTCTCGCTTTGGTTCTAAAGCGATTCGTAATATTTCAGAAAATAAAGAGTTCCCTAAAGAGGAGATGCGCGAGGATATTGCTTTTCAAATCATAAGTGATGAGCTATTTCTTGATGGTAATGCACGACAAAACCTCGCCACATTCTGTCAGACGTGGGATGACGATAATGTCCATAAACTGATGGATATTTCGATAAATAAAAACTGGATTGATAAAGAAGAATATCCGCAATCAGCGGCGATAGATATGCGCTGTGTGAACATGATGGCTGATTTGTGGAATGCTCCGACTCCAAAGGGCGGGCAAGGAGTAGGGACGAATACGATTGGTTCTTCAGAAGCGTGCATGTTGGGTGGCATGGCCATGAAGTGGCGCTGGCGCAAAAAAAGAGAAGCCGCAGGTAAACCCACTGATAAACCTAATTTTGTCTGTGGCCCAGTACAAGTTTGCTGGCATAAATTTGCTCGTTATTGGGATGTCGAAATACGTGAAATTCCGATGATTCCGGGGCAGCTATTTATGGATCCACAGCGGATGATTGAGGCGTGTGATGAAAATACTATTGGTGTCGTGCCCACTTTCGGTGTGACTTACACCGGCAACTATGAGTTACCAAAACCTTTGCATGACGCATTGGATAAACTGCAAAAAGATACCGGTCTTGATATTGATATGCATATTGATGCGGCGAGTGGCGGTTTTTTAGCCCCCTTTGTTGCCCCTGATATTGAGTGGGATTTCCGTTTACCCCGGGTGAAATCAATTAGCACTTCCGGCCATAAATTTGGGCTAGCACCTTTGGGGTGTGGCTGGGTTATTTGGCGTGATGCTGCGGCCTTACCTGAAGAGCTGATATTTAATGTTGATTATCTTGGCGGCCAGGTCGGCACTTTTGCTATTAACTTCTCGCGCCCGGCAGGGCAAGTTATCTCCCAATACTATGAATTTATACGTTTAGGGCGTGAGGGCTATACCAAGGTACAAAGCGCCTGTTATCAGGTGGCAGAATTCCTAGCTAAAGAGATTGCCCCACTTGGGCCCTATGAATTCTATTGTAGCGGCGGCCCATATGAGGGTATTCCTGCTATTTGTTTCCGAATCAAAGAAGGGGCTAAAGTCGGGTATACCCTATATGACCTTTCTGAGCGTTTGAGACTGCGTGGTTGGCAAGTTCCAGCATTTACTCTGAGTGGAAAAATGTCTGATGTCGTGGTCATGCGCATTATGTGCCGTCGCGGATTCGAGATGGATTTCGCGGGGTTATTAATCGACGATTATAAATCCTCACTAAAATACCTGAGTGAGCATCCATCTCTTGGGGGCGAGGCGAGCCAGAATAGTTTTAGTCATACCTAA